A stretch of DNA from Rhodothermales bacterium:
AACTCACGCGGGATGGAGCCGCCCTTGATCTCGTCCACCCACTCGAGGCCCTGCTCGGCCTCCTGGGCAGGTCCGATCTCGACCCATACCTCGGCAAACTGGCCTTTACCACCGGTCTGCTTCTTGTGCGTGTAGCGCTCGTCCACTGCGGTGGTGAGTGCCTCGCGGTAGGCGACCTGCGGCTTGCCGACGTTGGCTTCCACCTTGAACTCGCGCTTCAGGCGATCCACGATGATCTCGAGGTGCAGCTCGCCCATGCCGGCGATGATCGTCTGCCCGGTCTCGTGATCCACGGAGACCTTGAACGTCGGATCTTCCTCGGCCAGCTTCTGGAGGCCAACGCCCAACTTGTCGTTGTCGGCTTTGGTCTTGGGCTCGATGGCAATCCGGATAACGGGCTCCGGGAATTCCATCTGCTCCAGAATGATCTGGTTGTTCGGGTCACAGAGCGTATCGCCCGTGTAGACCTCCTTCAGGCCCACGGCAGCGGCAATGTCACCGGCGCGTACCGTTTCGACATCCTCGCGGCTGTTCGCGTGCATGAACAGGATGCGGCCGATGCGCTCCTTCTTGCTCGTGGACGTGTTGATCACCGCCGTGCCCTTGTCGAGCGTGCCCGAGTAGACGCGGATGAAGGTGATCTTGCCGACGTAGGGGTCGGTGGCAATCTTGAATGCGATGGCGCTGAACGGGGCAGACGGGTCTGCCGGACGCTCCTGCTCCTCGTCCGTCTTGGGCACCACGCCGGTGATGGCGGGCACGTCCAGCGGGCTGGGCAGGTAGTCGATGACGCCGTCCAGAAGGCGCTGCACGCCCTTGTTCTTGAACGCCGAACCGCAGAAGACCGGGGTGATCTCCATCTCGAGGGTGGCTTCGCGCACAACGGCTTTCAGCTCCTCGGCGGTGATCTCCTCGCCCTCGAGGTACTTCATGAGGAGGTCATCATGCTTCTCGGCCACGGCCTCGAGCAGATTGATGCGCCAGTGGCGCGCCTCCTTTTTCAGGTCGTCAGGGATGTCGATCTCGTCCCAGGTGGCGCCTTTGGACTCATCGTGCCAGACAATCGCCTTGTTCTGGATGAGGTCGATGACGCCGCGGAACATGCTGCCCTCGCCGATCGGCACCTGCACCGGCACCGGATTGGCTTTCAGACGCTCCTTCATCTGGTTGATGGCCGCCTCGAAATCGGCGCCGGTGCGGTCCATCTTGTTGACGAAGGCGATGCGGGGCACGCCATACTTGTTGGCCTGGCGCCAGACCGTCTCGGACTGGGGCTCTACGCCACCCACGGCGCAGAAGAGTGCCACGGCGCCGTCGAGCACGCGCAGGGACCGCTCCACCTCCACGGTGAAGTCAACGTGACCCGGCGTGTCGATAATGTTGATCCGGTAGTCCTTCCAGAAGGCCTGGGTAGCGGCGGAGGTAATCGTGATACCACGCTCCTTCTCCTGCTCCATCCAGTCCATGGTCGCACCACCCTCATGCACCTCACCCATGCGGTGCAGGCGCCCGGTGTAAAACAGGATGCGCTCGGTCGTGGTGGTCTTACCGGCATCGATGTGGGCCATGATGCCGATGTTGCGCGTGCGCTCCAGGGCAAAACCGTTGTTCGATGACATCTATCTCTACTCTACTTTAGTCGTTCAGGGGTCTCCCTAGAAACGGAAGTGGGCAAAAGCCTTGTTGGCTTCGGCCATGCGGTGCGTGTCGTCCTTCTTCTTCATGGCACCACCCTCGCCTTTGGCCGCGGCCATCAGCTCGGCGGCAAGGCGGTTGGCCATGCTCTTGTCGTTCCGGGCCTTGGCATACTGGAGAATCCAGCGGAACGCGAGGGCCGTGCGGCGATCCGGACGGACTTCGACAGGAACCTGGTACGTGGCACCACCGACACGGCGGCTGCGGACTTCCACGAGAGGCGCAACATTGTTGACAGCCTTGCGGAACACTTCCACACCCGGCTCACTGGTGCGATCCTCGATGAGGTCGAAGGCCTGGTAGATCAGGTTCCTGGCCACGCTCTTCTTGCCGCTTTCCATTACGGCATTGACAAACCGGGTGACCAGGATGTCTCCGTAGACCGGGTCGGCAATCGGGGTCCGGCGTTCGGCTCTTTTCTTACGCATGTTCTGATCTCGCTCGGGGCGACGCGCTGTCGCCCGGGGGCTTGGTTAGTGCTTACGGGCGCTTGGCGCCGTACTTGGACCGCGACTGACGTCGGTCGGCGACGCCGGAGGTGTCGAGAGCTCCGCGCACGATGTG
This window harbors:
- the rpsG gene encoding 30S ribosomal protein S7, which gives rise to MRKKRAERRTPIADPVYGDILVTRFVNAVMESGKKSVARNLIYQAFDLIEDRTSEPGVEVFRKAVNNVAPLVEVRSRRVGGATYQVPVEVRPDRRTALAFRWILQYAKARNDKSMANRLAAELMAAAKGEGGAMKKKDDTHRMAEANKAFAHFRF
- the fusA gene encoding elongation factor G; the encoded protein is MSSNNGFALERTRNIGIMAHIDAGKTTTTERILFYTGRLHRMGEVHEGGATMDWMEQEKERGITITSAATQAFWKDYRINIIDTPGHVDFTVEVERSLRVLDGAVALFCAVGGVEPQSETVWRQANKYGVPRIAFVNKMDRTGADFEAAINQMKERLKANPVPVQVPIGEGSMFRGVIDLIQNKAIVWHDESKGATWDEIDIPDDLKKEARHWRINLLEAVAEKHDDLLMKYLEGEEITAEELKAVVREATLEMEITPVFCGSAFKNKGVQRLLDGVIDYLPSPLDVPAITGVVPKTDEEQERPADPSAPFSAIAFKIATDPYVGKITFIRVYSGTLDKGTAVINTSTSKKERIGRILFMHANSREDVETVRAGDIAAAVGLKEVYTGDTLCDPNNQIILEQMEFPEPVIRIAIEPKTKADNDKLGVGLQKLAEEDPTFKVSVDHETGQTIIAGMGELHLEIIVDRLKREFKVEANVGKPQVAYREALTTAVDERYTHKKQTGGKGQFAEVWVEIGPAQEAEQGLEWVDEIKGGSIPREFIGSVEKGIKSAMEQGPLAGYPVEAVRARLYDGKFHNVDSDQNAFEIAGRMAFREAARRAKPQIMEPIMAVEVVTPEEYMGDVIGDLNSRRGRIESMGQRQDAQVIKAFVPLSNMFGYSTDMRSITQGRAIYSMQFDHYEAVPKAVADEIISTARGVTA